Proteins co-encoded in one Arachis hypogaea cultivar Tifrunner chromosome 13, arahy.Tifrunner.gnm2.J5K5, whole genome shotgun sequence genomic window:
- the LOC112732825 gene encoding CBS domain-containing protein CBSCBSPB1 isoform X2: MANHGRRSVSLTNSPSRPKKKKNFSSELSSPDIRKSFTPQRTGERTVRSLRLSRALTVPDSTSISEACRRMAARKVDSLLLTDSNALLCGILTDKDIATRVIAREVNLEDTPVSKVMTRNPVFVLSDTLAVEALQKMVQGKFRHLPVVENGEVVAILDIAKCLYDAIARLERAAEKGKAIAAAVEGSNSSFLETLRDQIFKPSLSTIIPEKSKVITVSPTDTVLATTKKMLELRVSCAVVMVDDKPCGILTSKDILMRVIAQNLPASTTLVEKAMTPNPECAKVDTPIVDALHTMQDGKFLHLPVLDKDGTVVAMLDVIHIAHAAIATAGQVGNTANLNTEAADSMIQKFWDSAISLSSPNDDDDDDSRSDSSLKMASEGREIGRTTPFNAASMLQQAFSFKVQDRKGRLHRFTCDTRSLTEVIASISQKVDNDIDPDNNLPQIMYEDEEHDKIVLASDSDLAAAVEHAKAAGLKGLRLHLEYSGQNDNQRSSSKESLLAYTNTSLMWPSTYSVVAAGAVIVAGLSLLAFFRRR; encoded by the exons GGGAGAGAGAACTGTGAGGTCATTAAGACTTTCAAGAGCATTGACAGTTCCCGACTCAACAAGTATTTCTGAAGCATGTCGTCGTATGGCTGCTCGCAAAGTCGATTCTCTTTTACTAACCGATTCGAATGCTTTGCTCTGTGGAATCCTGACGGACAAG gatatagctacAAGAGTTATTGCGCGCGAGGTTAATCTTGAAGATACACCCGTTTCCAAGGTTATGACAAGGAATCCAGTATTCGTCCTTTCCGATACTCTTGCTGTGGAAGCACTCCAAAAGATGGTTCAAG GAAAATTCAGGCATTTACCTGTGGTGGAAAATGGAGAAGTTGTTGCCATACTTGACATAGCAAAGTGTTTGTATGATGCCATTGCGCGTCTTGAAAGGGCAGCtgagaaaggaaaggcaattgcagCGGCTGTTGAAG GCTCCAATTCCTCATTCTTGGAGACTCTTCGGGACCAGATATTCAAGCCTTCTTTGTCTACAATCATTCCTGAGAAATCAAA GGTTATAACAGTTTCACCAACGGACACAGTTTtggcaacaacaaagaagatgcttgaACTTCGTGTCAGTTGTGCTGTTGTCATGGTTGATGACAAACCTTGTGGTATCCTCAC TTCAAAGGATATCTTGATGCGAGTAATAGCACAAAACCTTCCTGCATCAACAACTCTTGTTGAGAAG GCCATGACTCCAAATCCAGAATGTGCAAAAGTTGATACACCGATTGTTGATGCACTTCACACCATGCAAGATGGAAAATTTTTGCATCTTCCAGTGCTTGATAAAG ATGGCACTGTTGTTGCTATGCTTGATGTGATACATATTGCTCATGCTGCTATTGCAACAGCTGGTCAG GTTGGAAATACTGCCAATTTGAACACTGAAGCTGCCGACTCCATGATACAAAAGTTTTGGGATTCGGCCATATCCTTAAGCAGTCcaaatgatgatgacgatgacgatTCACGAAG TGATAGTTCCTTGAAAATGGCTTCTGAGGGAAGAGAAATAGGGAGAACCACTCCTTTTAATGCAGCAAGCATGTTGCAGCAAGCATTTTCGTTCAAAGTACAAGATAGGAAAGGCAGACTTCATAGATTCACATGTG ATACTCGGAGCTTGACAGAGGTTATAGCTTCCATTTCTCAGAAAGTTGATAATGACATTGACCCTGATAATAACCTGCCCCAGATTATG TATGAAGACGAAGAACATGATAAAATTGTACTAGCTTCAGACAGTGATCTTGCTGCAGCTGTGGAACACGCAAAGGCAGCTGGTTTAAAG GGATTAAGATTGCATTTAGAGTACTCGGGGCAAAATGATAACCAAAGAAGCTCTAGCAAGGAGAGTTTGTTGGCATACACAAACACAAGTTTAATGTGGCCCTCAACATATAGTGTGGTTGCAGCTGGAGCTGTAATCGTTGCTGGCTTAAGTCTATTAGCATTCTTCAGGCGAAGGTGA
- the LOC112732825 gene encoding CBS domain-containing protein CBSCBSPB1 isoform X1 codes for MANHGRRSVSLTNSPSRPKKKKNFSSELSSPDIRKSFTPQRTGERTVRSLRLSRALTVPDSTSISEACRRMAARKVDSLLLTDSNALLCGILTDKDIATRVIAREVNLEDTPVSKVMTRNPVFVLSDTLAVEALQKMVQGKFRHLPVVENGEVVAILDIAKCLYDAIARLERAAEKGKAIAAAVEGIEKHWGPSASGSNSSFLETLRDQIFKPSLSTIIPEKSKVITVSPTDTVLATTKKMLELRVSCAVVMVDDKPCGILTSKDILMRVIAQNLPASTTLVEKAMTPNPECAKVDTPIVDALHTMQDGKFLHLPVLDKDGTVVAMLDVIHIAHAAIATAGQVGNTANLNTEAADSMIQKFWDSAISLSSPNDDDDDDSRSDSSLKMASEGREIGRTTPFNAASMLQQAFSFKVQDRKGRLHRFTCDTRSLTEVIASISQKVDNDIDPDNNLPQIMYEDEEHDKIVLASDSDLAAAVEHAKAAGLKGLRLHLEYSGQNDNQRSSSKESLLAYTNTSLMWPSTYSVVAAGAVIVAGLSLLAFFRRR; via the exons GGGAGAGAGAACTGTGAGGTCATTAAGACTTTCAAGAGCATTGACAGTTCCCGACTCAACAAGTATTTCTGAAGCATGTCGTCGTATGGCTGCTCGCAAAGTCGATTCTCTTTTACTAACCGATTCGAATGCTTTGCTCTGTGGAATCCTGACGGACAAG gatatagctacAAGAGTTATTGCGCGCGAGGTTAATCTTGAAGATACACCCGTTTCCAAGGTTATGACAAGGAATCCAGTATTCGTCCTTTCCGATACTCTTGCTGTGGAAGCACTCCAAAAGATGGTTCAAG GAAAATTCAGGCATTTACCTGTGGTGGAAAATGGAGAAGTTGTTGCCATACTTGACATAGCAAAGTGTTTGTATGATGCCATTGCGCGTCTTGAAAGGGCAGCtgagaaaggaaaggcaattgcagCGGCTGTTGAAGGTATCGAAAAACACTGGGGACCATCTGCTTCTG GCTCCAATTCCTCATTCTTGGAGACTCTTCGGGACCAGATATTCAAGCCTTCTTTGTCTACAATCATTCCTGAGAAATCAAA GGTTATAACAGTTTCACCAACGGACACAGTTTtggcaacaacaaagaagatgcttgaACTTCGTGTCAGTTGTGCTGTTGTCATGGTTGATGACAAACCTTGTGGTATCCTCAC TTCAAAGGATATCTTGATGCGAGTAATAGCACAAAACCTTCCTGCATCAACAACTCTTGTTGAGAAG GCCATGACTCCAAATCCAGAATGTGCAAAAGTTGATACACCGATTGTTGATGCACTTCACACCATGCAAGATGGAAAATTTTTGCATCTTCCAGTGCTTGATAAAG ATGGCACTGTTGTTGCTATGCTTGATGTGATACATATTGCTCATGCTGCTATTGCAACAGCTGGTCAG GTTGGAAATACTGCCAATTTGAACACTGAAGCTGCCGACTCCATGATACAAAAGTTTTGGGATTCGGCCATATCCTTAAGCAGTCcaaatgatgatgacgatgacgatTCACGAAG TGATAGTTCCTTGAAAATGGCTTCTGAGGGAAGAGAAATAGGGAGAACCACTCCTTTTAATGCAGCAAGCATGTTGCAGCAAGCATTTTCGTTCAAAGTACAAGATAGGAAAGGCAGACTTCATAGATTCACATGTG ATACTCGGAGCTTGACAGAGGTTATAGCTTCCATTTCTCAGAAAGTTGATAATGACATTGACCCTGATAATAACCTGCCCCAGATTATG TATGAAGACGAAGAACATGATAAAATTGTACTAGCTTCAGACAGTGATCTTGCTGCAGCTGTGGAACACGCAAAGGCAGCTGGTTTAAAG GGATTAAGATTGCATTTAGAGTACTCGGGGCAAAATGATAACCAAAGAAGCTCTAGCAAGGAGAGTTTGTTGGCATACACAAACACAAGTTTAATGTGGCCCTCAACATATAGTGTGGTTGCAGCTGGAGCTGTAATCGTTGCTGGCTTAAGTCTATTAGCATTCTTCAGGCGAAGGTGA